From the Saccharomycodes ludwigii strain NBRC 1722 chromosome I, whole genome shotgun sequence genome, one window contains:
- the AGE2 gene encoding GTPase-activating protein AGE2 (similar to Saccharomyces cerevisiae YIL044C | AGE2 | ArfGAP Effector) has product MTDPKVKKILNQLLKDQENTYCADCKDAKHPRWSSWSLGVFICIKCAGVHRSLGTHISKVKSVDLDTWKLENIEQLVYFKNNKLANDYYEGKLLHDTNKKMYVPDASKIASFIRTKYELKKWLDDTALERITSDDSVNNSNASSTISKSNTPIYKAGNDIDTIPRFASPSSSLLELNLSSIPQNNNNNNNNNNNNASSISINSNNSVSSIQTNNNNNNNNNNRAELKKSILSLYAKQGGNTTSFNSNNNSFTRSSLSLNSTSNNTNINSNSNPVFASTSSSIYNNTNTNGAVNTNGTVAADNAALDDNELFKNVWG; this is encoded by the coding sequence ATGACTGATcctaaagttaaaaaaattctaaacCAGTTATTAAAAGATCAAGAAAATACATATTGTGCAGATTGCAAAGACGCTAAACACCCAAGGTGGAGTTCATGGTCACTGGGtgtttttatatgtatCAAATGTGCTGGTGTTCATAGATCTTTAGGTACACATATCTCCAAAGTTAAATCTGTTGATTTGGACACTTGgaaattagaaaatatcGAACAGTTGgtctattttaaaaataacaaattggCCAATGATTATTACGAAGGAAAATTATTGCACGacacaaataaaaaaatgtacGTTCCCGATGCCTCTAAAATTGCCAGTTTTATTAGAACTAAATATGaactaaaaaaatggcTCGATGATACAGCGTTGGAGCGTATTACAAGCGATGACAgtgttaataatagtaacgCTAGTAGCACCATCTCTAAGAGTAATACACCAATATATAAAGCTGGTAACGATATTGATACCATACCAAGGTTTGCCTCTCCTTCATCTAGTTTATTAGAATTGAATTTATCTTCAATCccacaaaataataataataataataataataataataataatgctagtagtattagtatcaatagtaataactCTGTATCTTCTATAcaaaccaataataataataataataacaataataatagggctgaattgaaaaaatccATATTATCCTTATATGCTAAACAAGGTGGTAATACTACATCttttaatagtaacaacaaTAGTTTTACTAGAAGctcattatcattaaattCTACCAGTAATAACACCAATATTAATTCCAACAGTAATCCAGTATTTGCATCTACTTCTTCAtcaatttataataataccaatactaATGGAGCCGTTAATACCAACGGTACTGTTGCTGCAGATAATGCTGCGCTGGATGATaatgaattatttaaaaatgtgtggggttaa
- a CDS encoding cytochrome b5-like heme/steroid binding domain-containing protein (similar to Saccharomyces cerevisiae YNL111C | CYB5 | CYtochrome B) codes for MKQFDINKHGKPNSKLTTPRIIYDKEIQENVKKFNKCWVIIHGNVYDLTNYKTHPGGSSILWKYKGKDCTKKFDEIGHSIESLLYDLPADCFKGISGGSNDGCNDTSNQCAFSNNNANNPTHNSSVLNNNMNISTVSANNVGDSAVNINTFITETNTSHRTNLDTLLFTIYQYYKGIKQYNNPTREYEDSYFGDPDDLTSTSGSINNSRDSSNQSFDLRNNSYNNTSNNNELNSIKLLNHNYKKEQLHDHQILEREQQHFETFKKILLLMVAVVVAGLLLTFIKLHKNRKYSDFMFDHHQDSANNKKKISDNFQVMLSHNYDGTDGKDNYNYIPSWYDGII; via the coding sequence atgaaacaatttgatataaataaacatgGCAAACCAAACTCAAAATTAACCACACCAAGAATTATATATGATAAAGAAATCCAGGAAAacgtaaaaaaatttaataaatgttGGGTAATAATTCATGGGAATGTCTACGACTTAACAAACTATAAGACACACCCAGGTGGTAGTAGCATACTTTGGAAGTATAAAGGAAAAGActgtacaaaaaaatttgatgaaATTGGCCATTCAATAGAAAGTTTATTGTATGACCTACCTGCAGATTGTTTTAAAGGTATAAGTGGTGGAAGTAACGATGGATGTAATGATACTTCTAACCAATGTGCGTTTTCCAATAACAATGCCAATAATCCAACTCATAACAGCTCCGTtttaaacaacaatatGAATATTTCCACAGTTTCTGCCAATAATGTCGGTGATAGCGCAGTTAACATTAATACCTTCATAACAGAAACGAATACCTCTCATCGCACTAATTTGGATACGCTTTTATTCACAATATATCAGTATTATAAGGGAATTAAACAATATAACAACCCTACTAGGGAATATGAAGATAGTTATTTTGGTGACCCCGATGATCTTACGAGCACAAGTGGTagcattaataatagtagagATTCAAGCAATCAAAGCTTCGATTTACGTAATAATtcttataataataccagtaataataatgaattgAATAGCATAAAGTTATTAAACCATaactataaaaaagaacaacTGCATGACCATCAAATATTAGAAAGGGAACAGCAACATTTcgaaacatttaaaaaaattctattGTTGATGGTAGCTGTTGTTGTGGCTGGCTTacttttaacttttattaaactgcacaaaaatagaaaatattcGGATTTTATGTTTGATCATCATCAGGACAgtgctaataataagaaaaagatttcaGACAATTTTCAAGTAATGCTCAGTCATAACTATGATGGAACAGATGGGAAGGACAATTATAACTATATACCATCTTGGTACGATGGcattatttga